The genome window ACATATGATTTTGCTTGTGCTTCACACATGGGGCTGCCGAAAAGATCAATCCACATTGGGGCATTGCTCTTGAGCCGAGCTGCGGTAATAGCACCTACACGCTGGATACCTAGGATACAATCCGGATTAAATTCATCATGAATGGCCTGGACCTTTTTAATAAACTCCATCGTGTCATAATCTATCTGATAATGAATGAGACGCTCTCTTTGAGAAACTTTCATCCCATTGATCGGGTCATAGCTACTGGTCCCGCAGATTGTTATATCGTGTCCGTCCTGAACGAGCGGTTTGATAAACTGCTCCATTCGATAGGACGCGGCAACGAGGCGCTTGTCACTTGCAAATTCAGGTAACACGGCTCCGACGGCAAGGATTTTGGACATGATTTTGATTCCCAACTTATTTAGTGAAAGTACACACTTTCATCCTTATTTCCGTCTTGGCGAATCGCAGATCTGATCAAGGTATCAGTTGGTTGATCATGTCTGCTATCAAATGCGGCCTTGTTGTTTTTCAGCCTATCACACTTCTTTTCTCGCGACTTCCCGGGAGCGGAAAGGTTTCCCATGCTGCCACGTAATATCCTCGAAATCCATGATCAGATCAGGATGAAAATGCTTCCTGATAAAACTGCATGCAGTCCTCAGTTCATCCTCGTTGAGAATTATAGCCTTCTCCTTCGCCTTAACGGCCATGTCGCTCGCGCGGCGGCAATCCAGGATTTCGTCAATAAACTCCCCGTGATCACAGGGGAAATAACACTCTGGATCATATGGATTAACTAGAAGTGTATATGATCCCTTTGAGAAGGTTGCTATTTTTTCTCCAAAATTCCCACTCTTAAAACGTTCCTTGAAATAATCATAATATCGCTCCGGTTTGCAATAAGTAATATGTCCGTCCTCTTCAAGGATCGCTACGAAGAACTGCCGCATACAACGACTGTGCGACTTGGCTCCCTCTTTAATGGAAAGGTGACTTGCCGGTGCAAGCCCTCTCACCGTAACGGGAATCTCAAACTGCTCGTGCCACTCTATGCTCCTGCGGATAAAATCTTCCCACACATCCTTTTTGTGTGCGTAGCTCAGGGGATGGCTACTAGGATAAACTACCTTAATATCTATTGCGACATGCGGGCAATTCCCATTCTTCCAAATTGTCTCAACACGCTTAATTAATTCGGGAAGCCTTTTATACGTCTTTTCAGTTGCGACAGGGACGACTACTATGTAGAAGTTCTGTTCCGATCTTGGTTTGTATTTGACAACTTCCTCGAGGGTATCCAGCAGTATATCACCGTTATATCCTCTATATATCTTGTTAACTTCTCCGACACCGTCAATGCTGAAACATACTCCATTTACGCAAGGCAAGATTTGCAGCAATTTATCTTTTAGAGTCGCATTAGTGTTGAATTCGAGATGAAAATGTTCTCCAAGACCGGCGCGCAGGCGCCGTAGAATATCCACAATATTGGGGACTGTCAGCGGTTCTCCACCGTTGATACAGAGGTGCTTTGGTCTGATCTCTAAAAGCTTTCTGACTCTCGCCTCGATATCGGGATGCTTATAATTAGGCATCGAAGGATAGTGGCAGTAGGTACATTTCAGATTGCACACTTTCGTTATGCACCAGGAAACGACCCAGTGGAAGTTTGGGTATTTCAGATTCATAACATAGCTCGTAAGGCTC of Candidatus Auribacterota bacterium contains these proteins:
- a CDS encoding radical SAM protein; translated protein: MNLKYPNFHWVVSWCITKVCNLKCTYCHYPSMPNYKHPDIEARVRKLLEIRPKHLCINGGEPLTVPNIVDILRRLRAGLGEHFHLEFNTNATLKDKLLQILPCVNGVCFSIDGVGEVNKIYRGYNGDILLDTLEEVVKYKPRSEQNFYIVVVPVATEKTYKRLPELIKRVETIWKNGNCPHVAIDIKVVYPSSHPLSYAHKKDVWEDFIRRSIEWHEQFEIPVTVRGLAPASHLSIKEGAKSHSRCMRQFFVAILEEDGHITYCKPERYYDYFKERFKSGNFGEKIATFSKGSYTLLVNPYDPECYFPCDHGEFIDEILDCRRASDMAVKAKEKAIILNEDELRTACSFIRKHFHPDLIMDFEDITWQHGKPFRSREVARKEV